Within Halorussus sp. MSC15.2, the genomic segment TCTTCGACAAGAACGCCAGACGCGTTCTCGGCGACTCGCTGCCGGGCGACTTCTGACTCGCGCGAACCACGCGGCCGACGCACGCCACGTCGTGCGGGAAAACGTCTTAGTCGATGGCGCTCGTTCGTCCTCCGAGGCGTAAGCGGATGTCCGGAAACGGAGCGGACGACGGGGAGTCTCGTAACGACGACCGCCCAGTGGACGGCGTGTCGCTCTCGCTGGACGCGACGTTCGAGTTGCTCGCTCACGCCGACCGACGGGTGATACTGCGCTATCTCCGAGACGCGCCGGGGAAGGCCGCGACACGCGATGAACTCGCGGACCACCTTGCCAGCGAGCGGGCCGAACGGCCGGGAGAACGACCCGACCGCGACCGCGTCCTCTCGACGCTCCACCACGTTCACGTCCCGAAACTGGTGGACGCGGGCGTCGCCGATTACGACGCTCGGAGCGAGGAGATTCGGTACTGGGGCAGCGACCGACTGGAGGAGTGGCACGACCGCGTCCGCAACCGGGAGGGTACCTAATCCGGGGCGTTGCTCGCG encodes:
- a CDS encoding ArsR family transcriptional regulator; the encoded protein is MSGNGADDGESRNDDRPVDGVSLSLDATFELLAHADRRVILRYLRDAPGKAATRDELADHLASERAERPGERPDRDRVLSTLHHVHVPKLVDAGVADYDARSEEIRYWGSDRLEEWHDRVRNREGT